The Leptospira montravelensis nucleotide sequence AATTCAATTATTTATCCAAAATTAGCAAGACTCGCAGAAACAGACGAATTTCCGAATGTACTAAAAAAATCAGTTTTTTTGGGTGGGATGATTGCCATTGCTTTATCTCCAGGGATATTACTAGCAGAACCCATCTTAACATTGTTATTCGGAACAAAGTATACGAATTCAATTTCAGTTTTTAAAATTTTATATCCAAACTTTTTGTTACAATTAGTTTTTGCTCCGTTAGGAACGGCACTCTTTGCCTTAGGGTTACCAAGACTTCTTGCAGGACTAGCTTTACTTAGATTGTTATTTGGTGCTATTTTTGATTATTGGATCATCCCCGATTCTGGTGCGAATGGCGCGGCCATTTCCCTTTTTCTTGGGCAGATCGTTTCCTGGTTACTACTTACGGGTTATTTTATGGCTTATTTTCGGAAGTGACAAATTCATATATTTTTTTATAGTTTGTTTCTAATTTTTCCCATTCGTTAGGTGTAAAATTTTTTCCATATAACTTCTGATAGGCCTCTTTCACAGATTTACCTTCAGAAATGAATTCCTTTAATTTTAATATTACCATTTTAAATTGGATTGAGTCGTTTTGGATGTCGTAATCGCGATTAATTCTTGTTCCTGAAGACATTTCAAATTCTCGAACAAAAATCTCAGGCAAAGTCAAAATCCCATATCCTTCAAAATGGTTTGTTTGAAACTCCGACCGTGTTTTGGCCCAAGCCATTAAAAATAAGGAAGGATTGGGAGGATATCCACCTAACAATGTCCCATCGGGGAATTGTAATTTTTGGGAAAATCGAACAATGGCCCTAGAAAGTTCCTTTCTTCGACGTACTGAAAAATTTGTTTTTTCTTCCTCTGTCAGGTAGGCAAATAAAACTGCTTCTTCTTTGCTATGGTCCGCCTTTTCAAAAAACCGACTCAAATCATGAGAAAAACGAGTGTCAGCTTCCCTATAAGAAAAAATAACCAACAGGAGAGGGAAAATGAGAAGAAATCCATGCCTGTATTTCAAAAGTATTTTCTTCATCCCTACAAGTATCGGGATAGTTTCCTTTCTCTTTCTTTCTTTTTTTTCCAGTCTTTTAGCACAGTCGTATTCCGACTCGGTCATGGATGATGATCGGGCCAATCGCAATTTTGGACGAGTGGTTGTGAAAGAGAGAATCCAAACGATTCCCTCTCGGCCGGAGGACAAGGGATTTGGTCTGAAAACAAAGCTCATAAGCGGTGGTAGATTCTTTTCCCAAAAGGGAGGATTAGATGCCGAAAAAGCCAATCGTTACTACGGATATGGTATTTTAACTACTCCGAGTCTTTTTTATTACGCAGGTCAAGGTTGGAATTTAGGAATCCTCATCGCCCCTCGTGTAGCAGTATCTGAAGAAAGAGTGATCGGTAAAGAAAATCGAACCGTATACGATTCTGAATTCACAGCACTTCTATCAAAGGATATCTCATCAGTCCAATTGACATTTGAAGTTGGCCGTGGTTTCAATAGACTAGACAGTTATGGTTTTTTCTTTGTTGGAATGTCCAATTACGGTTCGGCATCCATTTCATTTGCATCCAACATTCGCATAACAGGAATTCAATTAAATGCAAAACCTGAATTAGAAAATTGGTTCGGACCACCCTGGAGTGGATACCGTAGAGAGATTTATGGAGGTCATATCATTTCCGAAAAAACATTCTTTTGGGAAGAATTACGCTTTTTTCATTATATATACACTGATCCCAACCATAATACCAATGGACAAATTCTTTCAGGCCAAAGAATTTCTGGGCGTTATTCCTACAGCGGAATGGAATTCCAATCTAAAAAATTTTTAGATACTTGGGTTTTAGATTTAGCAGGAATTCGACTTCTCGGCGAATCAAAATCCTCAACAAATCCTTGGTCCGAAAAACAAATCGCAACCAATTCCTATTTAGGATATTTATCATTAAACTCTAAAGGGGAAAAATTTAGTTTATCCTTTGCCGGTCTTGTTACCAAAAAAGATAAAAAAGATCGATTAGATTCAAATAGCGATGGTTATGCGTCCAACTTTGCAGAACCAAGAGTACTTGGAGGTTATTCCTCCTTTTTGCTTTACCAAACTTTGGACACAATAAATCCTCCCCAGTTTCGAGATGTTCCGACACGAGAAAATCCCAACTATGAAAATAAAGGAAACCGGATTTATGGAATCCAAATGGGCTGGGACTGGTATTCATTTTTTCGAACTGATCTTTTTTTAAACAGATCGGACTCTGCTCTAGGAAAAGGTAATGAAGTGATAGGAAAACTTAGTTTTTTGTCGAATGATTTTGGTAACTTATTTGCACAAATGAGCGCTTCTTATACTGTCATGGATCCTCGCAAAACTCGTGTTTTGATCACAGAACCATTTACTGAAGAAGAACCAAAAAAAGAATATTTAAGATTTTACGTTTCTTTAGGAATGAAGTTTTAATTCGTTTGCATGAGTTTATACCAAGTTTTAAAAAATCGAACCTCGTTACCTTTTTCGTTATAAACAATAGAATCAATATTCATCTTTGCAAGAAAAATGCCTCGTCCGCTGACAAGATTTGCTGCAGGGTTGACAATAGGATTAGGAATCTGGTTAACTGCAAACCCATTCCCTTCGTCTCGGATTACAATTGTTACTCCCACATCATCCATTGATATTTCCACAAAAACGGAAGAATTATTTTCTGCACAACGTGAATCCACTAACTTAAAATAATCCTCATTGGCTTCCAAACATTCTTGTTTTTCAGCATAACTTACACCAGCGACACCATGTTCAATTGCATTTGCTAATAATTCATACAATACAATTTTGATTGATATCAAATCTTCATGAGTTGCGAGCGGAGAATTTAATATTTGTTTTACAATAAATGCAATATAGGAATTTAATTTTTTTATCTGAGGTCTAAGTTTAATTTTACAATCAGAACTGAACTGTATGATTTCACCGCTATTAAATAGAAGGGTTAAATCAATATCGGCGTTTTCGAATTTTTTGATTCGAGAACGAAGAGCTTCCATTCGAAATGGCTTTAGAAAAAAATCAACGGCACCCATCCTAAAAACATCTATGGCAATTTGGATGTCACTATCGCCGGTGATTACTAAAAAAGGGGTTTGGTTTCCATCAGCTCTCAGCTTTTGAATGAATTGAATTCCATTTAATTTTGGTAAGCTGATATCAGAAATAATAAGATCAAAGGTGTTTTGGTTGGTGATCGCTAATGCCTCAAGTCCATCGGAGGCCATAGTTACGTTAAATTCATCTTTGAAGTATTCCCAGAACAATTCGCGGATGGTATCTTCGTCATCAACAAAAAGGATTTTCATAGCTCGGAGTCTTAGAGTAAAGAGAACTCCAATCTATAACAATTGTAAATCTATTTTTAGATTTTAGTCTTCTAAGTTGTAAGAACGACCCAATTTATATGTCGATTGTAACTCTTGTTGGAGGTCCAAAATCTCTTTGCGAGAGAAAAATGCAATTTTTCCGCCGGAAAGCTCAAACGCGTAGTAGGTGGCCTCCTCCGATTGTAGAAGATTTTTTAACTGGCTGAGTGATGTGACCCTGGTTCCATTTACCTTTTCTAAAACCAAATCCTGAAATTCCTGGTATCCTAGGTTCCCTTCTAGGGGGAAAACACGACTTAGGATCACAATCTTTTCACGAACAGGGTGAACTTTCTTTTGGTAATAGTCGGAAAGATATACTAGTTTTTTTTCTGACTTAACGCGGTATTCTGTGCCAAATTCTTTCAAATACGCATTTGTAAGTTCAGTAAAGAAAAAACCACCTACTATCAAATACAGGGGTTTTCTTTTTTTAGCTTCTTCTGGAATTAAAAAATCATTAGAATCATAAGCTCTCAAATCATAACTTACAGATTGGTTTTGGAAATTTCTATGAAGTTTTAAATTCACAGTTTCACCTAATTCACGTAAAGAGCCGTTAGGTTTTCGTAAGATAAAATCATAAACCTTATCTGCTCTATCCCAATCATCGATTTTAGTAAGAGGAGTCGAATTGATTTCCGTAATCAAATCACCTGGAAACAAATTATATGCTGGGCCAACACCAGGTATAACTTCTGTTACCAAAAGTGGATTGTTTATATTTTTTGAATAATATTCACGTTCTGATGGAGTTAAATTAACATCAAAAACCAAACCCGGATGTGGGAAAGGTTTTCCATTGGTTCTATAGAAAGTTTCTACATACTCTGCTGGAATCAAAAAATCCGCAATTGTTACACCACATAACACTTGATTTTTGAAGAAAAATTCGGCTTCTTCCGATTTTTTTTTATCTAATAAAAATACTTTGATAGGGGTTTTTGAAAAAGGTAAAAATACATAACGAGACTTTCCCGTTGGACAATGTTTATTGGAAGATTTTAGATCCAAAACAACTGGATTTGGAAATTTTGAGATTCCATTAGTTTCTAAAAGTATAAATCCCGTTTCTTCGTCGTAAGATTTTATTCCCAGTTTAGGAACTGAATAATCAAAAGATTCAAATTCTGCAAATACGGGATTTTGTTTGGGTAAAGTGACTCCAAAAAAAAGACCTTTCCCTACATAAATCAAATTTAATTTACGAGAAAATGGTTCCCCAACAAGCCAAGGGTTTTGATGACTTGTCTTTTGGAAGGTAATTCTTGATTCAACGACTCGTTTGTCTTCAAATTCTTCTGCACCAAGCGGTAATAAGGTGACAATACTTACAAAAATTAAAATAATATATTTAAAACTCTTCATAACTTGCACCATATCTTTTTTTTACACGTTGGTTCATTTGGTAAACAGACTCGGGCCTAAGCACAATGGGTAAATCCATCCCTCGAAACCTGAGGACGATAAAACCTTTTTTTTCATTTTTCCAAATCGTTTTAAATTCATTTAAGTCTTTTGGAACTCGTCCATTGATCGATTCTACTACTTTGTATTTATACTTCTTAAATTTAGAAGTTTCAGGATCATTAAATGTATAACTCAAAACAATATCTCTGACAGTGTATCTATATAACAAATCTTGAATAAAATAACTATAATGGTATTTTAAAGAGCTATCTAAGTCCCCATCTTCAGAATGAAAAAAGGATCTTGTGATTGGTTGAAACACAAATCCAGCCTGCAAAAAATAATCTTCGGTGGAATCTCTGTATAAATCCAAAGCGTAGTTTTTTTGAAGATTCACTTCGGCATCATATTTTTTTCCTGCTCGGTAAAAACTCACGGCCACTTTTGAATTCATTTGTTTGTTTTCGATCCAATCAATGATGAATTCTTTTTTATCGGACTCAGAAATTTCTCCATCGTTTGTGATCGTTAAATTATCTAATGCGACTACAAAATCCTTCTCTTTTAATACTTTTGAGAATGTCGAAGAAGGATAAATCCGGTTTACAAAGATTCCCGTTTGATTTGCTGGAACCTTCATTGCTTGTTTCAAACTTTTAGGATTTCCATTTTGAAAAGTAAACCCGATATTTGGAAATCCATCATACTTCCCATCGGCAATATCTTCTAAAAAATGACGTATGATATCATTTGAAATCAAATAAGCAATTCCTGGTTCCAAAGTACTAATTTGAAATACAAGTCCAACTACTTTGCCATTTTGAACGGCCGGCCCACCAGAATTTCCAGGTTGGATGTTGGCATTAATTTTTAATACGTTTCGATAGTCTAACCCTGAGTAGGTGTATCGATTTTTTTCAAGACGAAGGATCGAACCTTTTTCTACCGATAAACTGTCATTCCCATTGGGAAAACCCAATAGTAGTACATCTGAGCCTAAATTGGGAATCCCTTCTAAAAGGGAAAGTGTAGTGGTTTGTTCCGAAAAATCAGGATCTGACACTTGCAACAAAGCTAAGTCACAATCGTAACCAATATATTTAACATCTGCTAAATATTCTTTTTTAGTAAAACTACTTTTAACAAGAATTCTTTTGGCATCACGGACAACATGGGCATTTGTCAAAATGGTTTGGTTTGGTAAAACAAGCCCCGATCCAAATCCAGTCGATAGATTTTTTTTCATCCAAGGTTGGGTTTTATTTTCAGTATTAAAACCTTCGTTGCGAATGAGAACCACAGAACGGAAAATAGAATCTACAGCTGGCTCTGGTTCTGCTTGAGCAAATATTGATTGGTGCAAAAGAAAAAATAGAATGGAGAGTTTTAATAATTTATTCATAATACAAAACGACTTTCTCCCAAAAGGTTTGAGTTTCTGTGATTTTTTTTAAGACAGCACTTCCTAAAACTCGATCACCAGGTTTCGGATCTTTCCATATCGTATTTGATGAAATTAAATTCCCAGAAGAGGAGGATGGCACACGGATCAAACTATAAGCGGAATCACGAATGCATGTAATTCGAAATACATAAGAAACCGTTTGGTCCCAATAGAAACTTTCATCTTTTTCAATGTATTCTAAGGGACAAGTAGAATCAAAAAAAACTTCAATATTCGCGGGAACTTCTTTTCTTCTTTTTGGATTTTGAGAGATGGATTTAAAATAAAATAAATTCGGATTTTGTATCGGTTGATAGGATGGACCTGATTGTTTTCCTTCGGTAACTACAGGTATTTGTTTTTTAGAAGGGTAATCCAATTCGGTATCATCCGTATTCAAGCGTGCCAGTGGTTTTGTATCTAAAGCAACTAAGCCTGTTTCTATTTCTAAATACTGTTTGTTTCCAATTCGCTGAACAGCTCTTAATCGAAATGTTCCAGGATCCAATTTTTTTTTCTGATTGGATTGAAATTGAATCACCATTGGTTCCTCTGCCTTCTGACAACTGAATCGAAAGTATGTGACCGAAGAAATTCGGGATGCAGGTTCTAATCGGCAATTTCCATCATCCAAGAGAAATTTCTGTTTGGATTGGATTTGTTTTCTGATCACTAGGGATGGTTTTCTCTCTTTCCAAGCGCTCACTTCTTCGGCAAGTGTTTGGAGTGATACATTTGTCTTTGTGCGGTCCGCAAAACTGACTCCTGAGACAAAAAATAACAAAATCAATCCTAAGTGTATGTATGACTGCTTAATCATGGATTACCAATTGTTGTAATTATCGGCTGATCGACCCCATAGAATCAACCGACATCCAATTGATTTCTTTTCTCATTATGTCGCAAACCTAAGGTGAACTTTTTTTTTGGTTTTCAGACTTTCAAAAATTCATGGGGGGGAAAAGTAATGTAAGAAATAGGAGAATACTTTTTTGAACTGGAACTTTCTTAAAACCGAAATAGAACCTGGTGACTTCCTCATAGATTGTCGTTCCCAATCAGCATATGAAGAAGAAACATTAGAAGGTGCTTATTACTATCCATTTATCAAAAAAGCATTCGGATCTGATCCAGAATCACAAAAGAAATTGTACGGACCGATGATGGCCGTAGTACAAGAATTTCAAAAATCCAAAAAAACACGCATCATTGTCTTTGATGAAGGAATGGGAATGTTTTCTACGCGTATGGTGTATTTACTGCGTGGGATGGGAATTAAGGACGCTTATGTCCTTGGTCAAAAATGGCCAGTCGAAGGCAAAAAAGCAAAAGGGGAACAGAAAATTGAACCTCCCATTGCTGACAAAGTAAAACCCATTGAAGGTGTTGTCGACAAGGCCTTTATGGAAAGAAATCTTACCAAACTCCAAATCTTTGATGCAAGAACTATGGACGAATACGAAGGCCGATTGCCACGCCTCACAGCTCCAGAAGAAGGAACTCTTTGTGGACGTTTGCCTGGGGCATTTTTATGGGATTGGAGAAACTTATACGATGGAGAAGCAAATCTCATCGAACGTTCCCTTTTTAAAAAACGCCTAAATGGATTTCCGTTTATGCCAGAACGTCCTACTGTGATTTACGATTACAATGGGGCTCGCTCTTGTTTACTCGCTCTTATGCTCAGGGAAGCAGGTTATATTGATGTCACTACTTACCAAGGGTCTTGGTTTGAATGGAGAAAATCTAGCCTACCAAAACAAGCTGTGGCTGTTTTTGGTGCAAAACAAGGGGCGGCTGCGGCACCTCGTGTTGGTGGAGTCGATCGCAAGAAAGTTTAAAAAAGTATTTACGAATCCTCAAACCATCGATCCACTAATCTCTGCTCCTGGAGGGGTCGATGGCACTTCGTTTGATTTCCTTATCTCTATCATTGTTCTTTTTGGAATGTGCTTCCCGCATCATTTCTAATTTTCCTCATTCGGAAGAATCATATTCCCTCACACAAAAAGTACAATGGATTCAATCGACAAATGAATTCACTTTAAGAAACCAATCTCTCTCAAAAGACTTTATCAAACTTTCTCTAGAAGAACCATTCCTTAAATCTTCTACGAAGGAAACAATATCCAAATACAGAATGGCATCTTTCCAATTTAAAGAAAGCCTAGAAAAAACTTGCGACAAACAATCCATAGACGAAATCAAAAAAGATCCTGGAAAAATCACCATCAAAGGGAAGTTAACTGGTAAAGATTGTTCCACTGATTATCAAATTCAATTCCATACAAAATCCGATACTGAAATTGAATTCAAAATCCAACTTTCCGATCCCAGTTTAAACAGAATCCAGTTCCATTACGGTTCTTCCAAAGATGAAAAAATCTTTGGGTTAGGAGAACAGTTTACTTTTGATGAACTCAAAGGAAAAACGCCCTTTTTATTTACCGAAGAACAAGGTATTGGCAGGGGTGACCAACCCATCACTGCAGGCGCCAACATCATGGCTGGTGCCGGTGGAAATGCTTATACAACTTATGCTCCGATCCCTCACTACATCACTTCCGAAAACCGTTCTGTATTTTTTGAAAACAGCGGTTATGCGAATTTTAATTTTAGTGACACCAAAAAAATCAAAGTGGAGTTTTGGGATTTCCAATCAGAAAAATCATTAACCGGAACTATTTGGATTGGAACCTCTTCCAAATCTCTCATTGAAGTTTATACCAAAAAAACAGGTAGATTTCCAAAACTTCCCGATTGGGCCTACGGCACTTGGCTTGGTGTCCAAGGTGGAACAGAAAAAGTTTCGACTATCGTCAAACAAGCGAAAGATGCCGGAAATCCTGTGACAGCACTTTGGATCCAAGACTGGTGTGGGCGCCGTGTCACCAATTTTGGAGACCAACTCAAATGGCGTTGGTATGCGGACGAAAATCTTTATCCCGACTTTAAAAAATTTGTAAAATCAATGAATGATCAAAACGTACAGGTATTAGGTTATATCAACTCTTTCCTTGCAGACACCGATCCAAAAAAACCAGGAGATGATTTTACAAATCCACTCTTAACGGAAGCAAAATCCAAAGGATACTTGGTCAAAAATTCCAAAGGCGAAGACTATCTCATCCAAACTGTAGGGTTTCCCGCATACCTCATTGACTTAACTAATCCTGCGGCCGTTCGTTGGACAAAGGATCTCATCAAAAAGAATATGATTGGAATGGGTCTTTCTGGTTGGATGGCCGATTTTGGAGAGTGGTTGCCTTATGATGCCAAACTATATTCTGGAATCGATGCTAAAATCTATCACAACCGTTATCCGGTAGATTGGGCAAGAATCAATCGGGAAGCTATTAAAGAAGCGGGTATGGAAGGAAAAATTGTATTTTTCACAAGAGCCGGATACAGTTATTCCAATGCTTATTCCACTCTCTTTTGGGAAGGAGACCAAATGGTAAGTTTCGGAACCAATGATGGGCTTCCTTCTTCCATCATAGGACTAACTAGTTCAGGGATCAGCGGTTATGCGTTAAATCACAGTGATATTGGTGGTTACACTACCATTTCCAATCCACTCCGAAACTACCATAGATCGAAAGAACTTCTTTTACGATGGGCAGAGGCCTCTGCCTTCACTCCAGTTTTCCGTACCCATGAAGGAAATAGACCTCTCAAAAATTGGCAGGTATATACGTATATAAAACCAGATGGGACCAGGTCTCTGGGAGACGAAGACACGGTTTCTCTTTTTGCAAAAATTGCAAAAATCCATTTTGCACTCAAACCATATATCCAAAGTTTGGTGGAAGAAGCATCCCAAACAGGTATTCCTGTTGTCAGACACAATTTCCTTGTCGAACCCGAAGACAAAAATTTGTTAAATTACAAATACCAGTTTTTTTTAGGCGATGACCTTCTTGTGGCTCCGGTCGTTGAAAGCGGAGAAATTGTTCAGGAAGTTTACCTGCCTCGTGGAAAATGGTTACATATATGGACTGGGACCACATACGATGGATACAGAAAAATCCAAGTTCCTGCACCAATAGGTAAACCTCCCGCATTCATTCGTATAGGTGGAAAATCGGAAACCCTCATCCGTTCTTCGATCAGTTCCATTCGGAACAAAGACTAAAAGCGGAGGAAAAACCCAAATGAAATTTGCACTGATTGGAGACATCCACGGGTATTGGAACAAACTGGATATTGATTATTTCAATGCATCGGATTACGATTGTTTGTTTTTTACAGGAGACCTTCGTGGCAATCCCAAACTAGGAAAACTTTCCTTCCAAGGTCTCACAAAACGTGCGTATATGATACCCGGAAACTGGGACGGTATGAGTTTAACATCCATCATTGGAGAAGTGATACAATCCAAACTTCTCATCCATTCAGGACAAATGGGCCAAACTAGAAGGATGAAAAAAATTTCTAACTTGATAAAACCAATCAGCTTACTTGGTTACAGTTCACTAATTTTGTCTAAGGAGCTGGACCTAAGTCTAATTGTAGGTCGTCCCCATGCAATGGGTGGCGGACTTAGTTTCGCCCCTTATATGAAAAAGACCTATATGGTTTCCAATATGGAAACTTCGATCGAAAAGTACAAAAGACTGATCGATGGAACCAAGGAGAAAAATTTATTCTTTCTTTCGCATAACGGGCCTTTTGGGTTAGGTGCTGCCAAAAATTCCATTTATGGTGCTGAGTTTAAAAAAGAAGGAGGGGATTGGGGAGATTTAGATCTTACAGAGGCCATTCAATATGCCAAATCCATTGGGAAAAAAGTCCCTTTGGTTCTCTCAGGCCATATGCATCACTCTATTAGCAAAAAAAGAGAACGAGAGACTCACGAATACACAGGCGGAACTTTCTATGTAAACGGAGCCAAAGTCCCCAGAATCCAAGAAGGAAAACACTTCCATACGAAGATCGAATGGGATGGTGGTTCTGCTACTGTGATTCCAATTTGGGTTTAGTGATCCTTCTCTAACCTAGAGTGGTCTCTATTTCAATTTTTCCAGAGAGTATTTTATGTACGGGACAAACGTTTGCCACAGAAAGTAATCTATCTCGTTGTTCAGTGCTTAGATTTCCAGTAAGAATTACAACTCTTGTGAATTTATGATCTTCTGCAGATCGTTTATCAATCGTTACATGAACTTCTACCGAATCCAAAGGATACTCTTTTCGATCGGCATACATTCTGACCGTAATGGAAGTACAAGCTCCCAAAGAAGAAGCAAGTAACTCCGTGGGCATAGGTCCAAGGTCGGTTCCTTCTTTGTCTTTCGGTTCATCGGCGATCCAATTATGTTTTCCTGCTGAAATTTTTGTTTCGTATTTTGTTTTGGCTGTCGAAACAACCACCTTATCTTCAAATACTGCTGTCATTTGGATTCTCCTTTGCGAATTCGTTCTGCTTCCGCAATCGCACGGTTACGATTGTTTAACATAGCCTCTTCTACTTTTAGACGCATCTGTTCAAATTCTTCTTCATTCAATTCTCTGGGAACAGAAATCGGTTCCCCATAAGAAACAACAAAAGTAGTGAAAGGTTTTGGAACTCTATGTTTGTCCCAAGCTTTTTCTAGGATCCACTGACGACTACATTCATAGTGAAAAGGAATGATGGGAACTTGTGTGACTTGCGCTGCAGCAATGATCCCAGGTTGGAGGACCAAAGCCGGTCCTCTGGGACCATCGGGGGTAAAGGCTGCAGGTAATCCTTTTTTTAAATGTTGGATCATCGCCTTTAAAGCTTTGGATCCTCCTTTGGAACTGCTACCGCGAATGCTTGTGTTTCCAAATCTATGGACCACTTGGTTGATGTAGTCTCCGTCTTTCGATTCAGAAATGAGAACGGCTACGTTTTTTCCTCGGTGCAAATACGGTGAGTACAAAACGTTCGTATGCCAAATCGAATAGATAAAAGGTTTTTTGTTTTTGAATAATTCTTCGTATCGTTCGTTTGTCAAAAAACGAAACCTGGAAGTGAGGCCAATCAAACGTTGGAACCAAACGGCAATGAGTGGTAACAACCAGACTAAAAATCTACGTTTCAAATCGAAAATCTCTCCCTAGAGATTAAATTCCAGGGAAAAGTGATTCTAAAGAAAGATCAAGTTAAGTTTTCTTTTTGAACAAATCACCAAGTTTACCCAGATCTTCTGGTTTGATATTGGTTCCCGCAGCTTTTTTGTTTTCTTCCTGAATTTCTTTGTATACTTCCGCCCGGTGTACAGAAACATTTTTGGGAGCTTTGACACCAATCTTCACTTGGTCACCTTTGATATCGACAATCACAATTTCGATATCATCACCGATCATTATGGACTGGTTACTCCTCCTTGCAAGAACTAACACGGATTATACCTTTTCGGAAGACATCTCTTCCATAGATTCGATGATGTTTTTTCGAATAGGATGATTTTCATCCCGAGAAATACATTGTTTTCCCTTTCCTTCTTTACCGTTCAGAATGATAGGACCTTGTAAGTTCGCAGTCATTCCTTTGGGATTGTCATGAGGAATGGTAACAATTAAAAAAATGATTCCTTCTTTCCAAGAGTTAAGTCCAATGTCATGTAATTCTTCATCTGAAACAGCTGGTTTATAATCATTCATAAACAGTTCTGGTTGGATGACAATAAACGCAAGTCCCGATTCCTTTGTGGATTGTAACCATTTGAAAGGACTTTCAGGACTTTCTTCAATGAGAGCGTACTCATCAAATTCATCAAATCCAAGTAACCCTTGTGGGAATTTTAAGATTTGTTTTGCGTCCACTTGGATGGTTCCGAAAGGTTTTGTGTGAATCGTTACCGACATTCTAGTTCCTGTACTTTCTATTCTTTCTAATATAACCGTCATTTAGTTTCCATTACCGAAGGAAATCCATAAGAGTTGGTTTAATAATTTTAG carries:
- the csrA gene encoding carbon storage regulator CsrA translates to MLVLARRSNQSIMIGDDIEIVIVDIKGDQVKIGVKAPKNVSVHRAEVYKEIQEENKKAAGTNIKPEDLGKLGDLFKKKT
- the fliW gene encoding flagellar assembly protein FliW, with product MSVTIHTKPFGTIQVDAKQILKFPQGLLGFDEFDEYALIEESPESPFKWLQSTKESGLAFIVIQPELFMNDYKPAVSDEELHDIGLNSWKEGIIFLIVTIPHDNPKGMTANLQGPIILNGKEGKGKQCISRDENHPIRKNIIESMEEMSSEKV
- a CDS encoding OsmC family protein → MTAVFEDKVVVSTAKTKYETKISAGKHNWIADEPKDKEGTDLGPMPTELLASSLGACTSITVRMYADRKEYPLDSVEVHVTIDKRSAEDHKFTRVVILTGNLSTEQRDRLLSVANVCPVHKILSGKIEIETTLG
- a CDS encoding lysophospholipid acyltransferase family protein; this translates as MKRRFLVWLLPLIAVWFQRLIGLTSRFRFLTNERYEELFKNKKPFIYSIWHTNVLYSPYLHRGKNVAVLISESKDGDYINQVVHRFGNTSIRGSSSKGGSKALKAMIQHLKKGLPAAFTPDGPRGPALVLQPGIIAAAQVTQVPIIPFHYECSRQWILEKAWDKHRVPKPFTTFVVSYGEPISVPRELNEEEFEQMRLKVEEAMLNNRNRAIAEAERIRKGESK
- a CDS encoding metallophosphoesterase: MKFALIGDIHGYWNKLDIDYFNASDYDCLFFTGDLRGNPKLGKLSFQGLTKRAYMIPGNWDGMSLTSIIGEVIQSKLLIHSGQMGQTRRMKKISNLIKPISLLGYSSLILSKELDLSLIVGRPHAMGGGLSFAPYMKKTYMVSNMETSIEKYKRLIDGTKEKNLFFLSHNGPFGLGAAKNSIYGAEFKKEGGDWGDLDLTEAIQYAKSIGKKVPLVLSGHMHHSISKKRERETHEYTGGTFYVNGAKVPRIQEGKHFHTKIEWDGGSATVIPIWV